From one Thermatribacter velox genomic stretch:
- a CDS encoding substrate-binding domain-containing protein yields MKRVWRNGLPVVIVVLFLFVTFWAFAQEGKPAEGMYFRFVTHGGDDPFWAVVQKGAADAAKELGCKVDFDLCGGDLALQQKRFQEAVALKPDGIALVINDDTAWDKPVEEALAQGIPVIGINNDDSEGARGNKRLCYIGQSEKAAAYRLAVKLFEEAKAKGIDLSKAHVAMAAEVPGANYAKIRASGVLEAMKEYGITSYEIIDAGGLEMTTVESRETSYLLAHPETTFLIGLGGICTDRLTASLKAAGLEPGEIIAGGFDTTPDTLNGIREGYITATIDQQQYLQGYFGVYVLYLYNKYGFTPNIDTGGYLVDSPEKISLIEKLSPLHIR; encoded by the coding sequence GTGAAACGAGTGTGGAGAAACGGATTGCCAGTTGTTATAGTGGTGTTGTTTCTGTTTGTAACCTTCTGGGCATTCGCCCAGGAAGGTAAGCCTGCAGAAGGTATGTACTTCAGGTTTGTCACCCATGGTGGGGATGACCCATTCTGGGCAGTAGTGCAGAAAGGAGCTGCTGACGCAGCAAAAGAGTTGGGTTGTAAAGTTGATTTTGACCTCTGTGGCGGAGATTTGGCCTTACAGCAAAAAAGATTTCAGGAAGCAGTTGCCCTGAAACCAGACGGTATCGCCCTGGTTATCAACGACGATACTGCCTGGGATAAACCTGTAGAAGAAGCACTGGCCCAGGGCATCCCTGTAATTGGCATCAACAATGATGACTCTGAAGGAGCCAGAGGGAACAAAAGGCTCTGTTATATAGGACAAAGCGAAAAGGCGGCTGCTTACCGCTTGGCAGTAAAGCTCTTTGAAGAAGCAAAGGCAAAAGGTATAGACCTTTCCAAAGCGCACGTGGCAATGGCAGCCGAAGTGCCGGGAGCTAATTACGCTAAAATCCGCGCAAGCGGAGTTCTGGAAGCCATGAAAGAGTACGGTATCACCTCTTACGAAATCATAGATGCTGGGGGATTGGAAATGACCACCGTAGAATCAAGAGAAACATCCTACCTCCTGGCACACCCTGAAACCACTTTCCTTATTGGATTGGGCGGCATTTGTACAGACCGCTTAACTGCCTCCTTAAAAGCAGCGGGCCTTGAACCTGGCGAGATAATTGCTGGAGGCTTTGATACCACACCAGACACCCTGAACGGGATTCGTGAAGGTTACATAACTGCCACCATAGACCAGCAGCAGTACCTGCAGGGGTATTTTGGAGTGTATGTACTGTACCTCTACAACAAATACGGTTTCACTCCCAACATCGATACCGGAGGTTATCTGGTAGATTCTCCCGAAAAAATATCCTTGATTGAAAAACTTTCGCCACTTCATATTCGGTAA
- a CDS encoding ATP-binding cassette domain-containing protein, whose amino-acid sequence MEKRDDILVRMVNIHKWFGRVYALRGVDFEVRRGETVGLIGDNGAGKSTLIKILSGYHQADQGEIYFEGQKVRIRSPKDARILGIETVYQEQALAPNLSISRNIFMGREPVRKLGIIDKKVMDKESMQALANLGLKLRSPDLPVITLSGGERQGVAIARALHFKAKLVILDEPTVALSVKEVGEVLEFIRRLQKEKVSVIFITHNIYHAFDIAERFVVMARGRKMADVRKEETSIQDLSDLVLKSAFVTD is encoded by the coding sequence ATGGAAAAACGCGATGATATTCTGGTCAGAATGGTCAACATCCATAAGTGGTTTGGAAGAGTTTACGCATTGCGTGGAGTCGACTTTGAAGTACGCAGAGGAGAAACCGTGGGCTTGATTGGCGATAATGGAGCAGGAAAGTCAACACTTATTAAAATCCTCTCTGGATATCATCAGGCCGATCAGGGGGAAATCTATTTCGAGGGTCAAAAAGTCCGCATTCGCTCTCCTAAAGATGCTCGAATTCTGGGTATCGAAACTGTCTACCAGGAACAGGCTCTGGCTCCCAACCTGAGCATCTCCCGAAACATATTCATGGGTAGAGAACCGGTTAGAAAGCTTGGAATCATCGACAAAAAAGTTATGGACAAAGAAAGTATGCAAGCTCTGGCTAATCTGGGCTTAAAACTTCGTTCTCCCGACTTACCCGTTATAACCCTCTCAGGTGGTGAACGTCAGGGAGTGGCCATTGCCAGAGCACTACATTTTAAGGCCAAACTTGTAATTCTTGACGAACCCACCGTAGCGCTATCGGTTAAAGAAGTGGGAGAGGTGCTCGAATTTATACGTCGCCTTCAAAAAGAAAAGGTCTCGGTAATTTTCATAACCCATAATATTTACCACGCCTTCGATATTGCTGAACGTTTCGTAGTAATGGCGAGAGGCAGAAAAATGGCCGATGTAAGAAAAGAAGAAACCTCAATACAGGATCTTTCTGACCTGGTTCTAAAGAGCGCGTTTGTGACGGATTAG
- a CDS encoding ABC transporter permease: MSRESQTRTWQRLLLSRSSGVLSALILVLIIFSFFSPEHRFVDPDNLKVLLSLGAEFSIIALGVGMLMVCGEFDLSIGSVLVFCSFIFLKLFELQWNPFAITAVTIAVGGLLGLINGLITVRGQIPSFVTTLGTMMFWRGLTILLSGGEQVACDVSTMETPAANYFLSVFTGKINNFMPAQFLWFSLFAVVLGIILHYHRFGNWVYATGDNKDAARAMGINTDMVKVICFIIVGILCGFVACAQIGRLACFTSRTGDGWELKAVAACVIGGTSLRGGIGSMTGIFLGAVIISVIENGLVVLRIPYFWTYVVFGLVILFSVLSSMYIEKKLMEIHQ; this comes from the coding sequence ATGAGCAGAGAGAGTCAGACCAGAACATGGCAGAGACTTCTCTTATCTCGCTCCAGCGGAGTGTTGAGTGCTTTAATCCTGGTGCTTATTATTTTTTCTTTTTTCTCCCCAGAACACCGCTTCGTAGACCCTGATAATTTGAAAGTTTTACTCTCCCTGGGAGCTGAATTCAGCATTATTGCGCTGGGCGTGGGAATGTTAATGGTTTGTGGAGAGTTTGACCTCTCCATAGGGTCGGTGTTGGTTTTTTGCTCCTTCATATTTTTGAAGCTTTTCGAATTACAATGGAATCCTTTCGCTATAACAGCAGTAACCATCGCAGTAGGAGGACTTCTGGGCCTTATAAATGGCCTAATAACTGTTCGTGGTCAAATTCCCTCTTTTGTCACCACCCTGGGAACCATGATGTTTTGGAGAGGCTTGACCATCCTCCTTTCGGGAGGCGAACAGGTAGCCTGTGATGTGTCCACCATGGAAACGCCTGCAGCAAACTACTTTCTATCCGTCTTTACGGGGAAGATAAACAACTTTATGCCAGCTCAGTTCCTGTGGTTTTCTCTCTTTGCCGTTGTTCTGGGTATTATTCTCCATTACCATCGCTTTGGCAACTGGGTCTATGCCACTGGTGACAACAAAGATGCAGCAAGAGCTATGGGTATTAACACCGACATGGTTAAAGTAATTTGTTTTATCATTGTGGGGATTTTATGCGGATTTGTTGCCTGTGCCCAGATAGGTCGCCTGGCCTGTTTTACTTCCCGAACCGGGGATGGCTGGGAACTAAAAGCAGTGGCAGCCTGTGTGATAGGCGGCACTTCTCTGCGAGGCGGCATAGGGAGTATGACTGGCATCTTTCTGGGTGCAGTGATAATCTCGGTAATCGAAAACGGTCTGGTAGTCCTGCGAATTCCTTATTTCTGGACTTACGTGGTTTTTGGACTGGTAATCCTGTTCTCAGTTCTATCCAGTATGTACATCGAAAAAAAACTCATGGAAATCCATCAATAA
- a CDS encoding ABC transporter permease yields the protein MKMTANLFRQKALNTFLVLAGLIIIFALFSPRHVFLHPRNIAALGKLFPDLGIVALGVGMLMICGEFDLSIGSVLPFCAYIFARSLYAGFTPFVGFVFAVLTGAAMGWLNGFITVKTRMPSFITTLGTLMFWRGVLYVWSKMMPLGIRQYVPPESSFGKILTASLPGRLPVQSLWFSLFAVVLGIILHYHRFGNWVYATGDNKDAARAMGINTDMVKVICFIIVGILCGFSACMQSVRIGSFAATQGIGFELRAITACVVGGTSLRGGIGSMPGIILGSLAIPIIDNGLVLLRVPVFGITAFIGMATILFVLLNSYIERKMR from the coding sequence ATGAAAATGACAGCTAACTTATTCAGACAGAAAGCGTTAAATACCTTTTTGGTTCTCGCAGGATTAATTATTATTTTTGCCCTCTTCAGTCCAAGGCACGTCTTCCTTCACCCACGGAACATCGCTGCTTTAGGAAAGCTTTTTCCTGATTTAGGAATTGTGGCTCTGGGTGTAGGCATGTTGATGATTTGCGGAGAGTTTGACCTCTCCATAGGATCGGTACTCCCCTTTTGCGCTTACATTTTTGCCAGGTCTCTATACGCAGGTTTCACTCCGTTTGTAGGTTTTGTTTTTGCCGTACTCACTGGTGCTGCCATGGGATGGCTCAATGGTTTCATTACGGTTAAAACCCGCATGCCCTCTTTCATAACTACTCTGGGAACCCTGATGTTCTGGCGAGGGGTACTTTATGTATGGTCAAAAATGATGCCTCTGGGAATCCGCCAATACGTACCGCCAGAATCATCATTTGGGAAAATACTCACAGCAAGTCTTCCCGGACGCTTGCCAGTACAGTCACTGTGGTTTTCTCTTTTTGCCGTTGTTCTGGGCATCATTCTCCACTATCATCGCTTTGGCAACTGGGTCTATGCTACTGGCGACAACAAGGATGCAGCAAGAGCTATGGGTATTAACACAGACATGGTTAAAGTAATTTGTTTTATCATTGTGGGGATTTTGTGCGGATTTTCCGCTTGTATGCAATCAGTGCGCATCGGTTCATTTGCAGCCACCCAGGGCATTGGTTTTGAACTGCGTGCCATCACTGCCTGTGTGGTAGGTGGTACCTCATTGCGAGGCGGCATAGGGAGCATGCCTGGAATTATTCTTGGCTCGCTGGCCATACCGATAATTGACAACGGACTGGTCTTGCTTCGCGTCCCGGTATTTGGTATCACCGCCTTCATTGGAATGGCGACTATCCTTTTTGTGTTACTCAACTCTTACATAGAGAGAAAAATGCGTTAA